A genomic region of Colletotrichum destructivum chromosome 1, complete sequence contains the following coding sequences:
- a CDS encoding Putative pseudouridine synthase I, TruA, pseudouridine synthase TruA/RsuA/RluB/E/F has product MATDTPPQPTDGAAARQPADLPTGDKPSVPSDSRTESSTQPDSAEVGGRKGGREEKRNGKSRGPKRKHDVGRSAWSREATDKRGRNSEYQEFKRRKVDKDGNPEAVPSPFSAEEIAAEGRRPKRKVAVMVGYSGTGYKGMQINNEEKTIEGDLFKAFVAAGAISKANADDHKKSSLVRCARTDKGVHAAGNVISLKLIIEDEEIVDKINANLPDQIRVWGIQRTNNSFSCYQTCDSRWYEYLLPTYCLLPPHPDSWLWKQLVEVAKEKGYYEEFQKKLADVEGYWREVDEKDIKPILDKLDPETRSKVMERIHADEAATGGEAEEPKAAPDAETKTEEKPAEPVVAPATETTETTEPATEAKPAAEVPEGSVKPRNRDLTPLDFALRDIKAAYIAAKRRYRVTPERLSQLQAALNQYCGTINFHNYTVQKSFKDPSAKRHIKSFQVNTQPIQIRDTEWVSLKVHGQSFMMHQIRKMVGMAALVVRCATPLERIKQSYGPTRIAIPKAPGLGLLLERPVFDAYNRRAKDNFGKETIDFGKYDDKLQAFKDKQIYQRIFEVEEQENTFHIFFQQVDNFKSDYFLWLTAGGIDAGGIRTGKDEKGAKTLETEIGDEDEDPENGDG; this is encoded by the exons ATGGCGACCGATACTCCTCCTCAACCGAcagacggcgctgccgcgAGGCAGCCCGCTGATCTCCCGACCGGCGACAAGCCGTCAGTTCCATCAGACTCCCGCACCGAGAGCTCAACCCAGCCCGATTCTGCTGAGGTGGGTGGACGGAAGGGCGGCCGCGAAGAGAAGCGCAACGGCAAATCCCGCGGACCCAAGCGCAAGCACGACGTCGGACGCTCGGCATGGAG CCGCGAGGCCACTGACAAGCGCGGACGCAACTCCGAGTACCAAGAGTTCAAGCGCCGAAAGGTAGACAAGGATGGCAACCCCGAGGCCGTCCCCAGCCCGTTCAGCGCCGAGGAGATTGCTGCTGAGGGACGCCGACCGAAGCGAAAGGTGGCCGTCATGGTCGGCTACTCGGGCACCGGATACAAGGGAATGCAGATCAAcaacgaggagaagacgatCGAGGGCGACCTCTTCAAGGCCTTTGTCGCCGCGGGcgccatctccaaggccaacgccgacgaccacAAGAAGTCGAGTCTGGTGCGGTGCGCGAGAACCGACAAGGGcgtccacgccgccggcaacgtcATCAGCTTGAAGCTCatcatcgaggacgaggaaatCGTCGACAAGATCAACGCCAACCTGCCCGACCAGATTCGCGTCTGGGGCATCCAGCGCACCAACAACTCCTTCAGCTGCTACCAGACCTGCGACTCGAGATGGTACGAGTACCTGCTGCCGACCTACTGCCTCTTGCCTCCCCACCCGGACAGCTGGCTGTGGAAGCAGCTGGTGGAGgtggccaaggagaaggggtACTACGAGGAGttccagaagaagctggccgatGTCGAGGGCTACTGGAGAGAGGTTGACGAGAAGGACATCAAGCccatcctcgacaagctcgaccCCGAGACCAGGTCCAAGGTGATGGAGAGGATacacgccgacgaggccgcgaccggtggcgaggccgaggagcccAAGGCTGCCCCCGATGCCGAGACCAAGACCGAGGAGAAGCCGGCGgagcccgtcgtcgcgcCCGCCACCGAGACGACCGAGACGACCGAGCCCGCGACGGAAGCCAAGCCCGCTGCCGAAGTCCCCGAGGGAAGCGTCAAGCCGCGGAACCGCGACCTGACCCCCCTCGACTTCGCCCTGCGCGACATCAAGGCGGCCTACATCGCCGCCAAGAGACGGTACCGCGTCACGCCCGAGCGCCTGAGCCAGCTCCAGGCGGCGCTCAACCAGTACTGCGGCACCATCAACTTCCACAACTACACGGTCCAGAAGAGCTTCAAGGACCCGTCGGCCAAGCGCCACATCAAGTCCTTCCAGGTCAACACGCAGCCGATCCAGATCCGCGACACCGAGTGGGTGTCGCTCAAGGTGCACGGCCAGAGCTTCATGATGCACCAGATCCGCAAGATGGTCGGcatggccgccctcgtcgtccgctGCGCGACGCCGCTCGAGCGCATCAAGCAGAGCTACGGCCCGACGCGTATCGCCATCCCCAAGGCGCCCGGTctgggcctgctgctcgagcGGCCCGTCTTCGACGCCTACAACCGCCGCGCCAAGGACAACTTTGGCAAGGAGACGATCGACTTTGGCAAGTACGACGACAAGCTCCAGGCGTTCAAGGACAAGCAGATCTACCAGCGCatcttcgaggtcgaggagcaggagaacAC GTTCCACATCTTTTTCCAGCAGGTAGACAACTTCAAGTCGGACTACTTCCTGTGGCTGACGGCCGGCGGCATTGACGCCGGCGGGATCCGCACCggcaaggacgagaagggcgCGAAGACGCTCGAGACGGAGattggcgacgaggacgaggatcCCGAGAACGGCGACGGTTAA
- a CDS encoding Putative mediator of RNA polymerase II transcription subunit 22, which produces MDTSRDSSNLLDTHNRLIADVLSRFRMLTMLATIQAEGERKNAEPQTVAVTGMSMQMEFEGLHTSIKDLLALSRRLKELWLFGKLGRGEGDARIQADKLQADVVRCAELLNAIQESRYAGLASAAGGKWAPTGRPEAASANAEGAVSAAAAAAAAAAPPPANPVAAPNGNGNGAGSA; this is translated from the exons ATCACGCGACTCGTCGAACCTGCTCGACACGCACAACCGCCTCATCGCAGACGTCCTATCGCGCTTCCGCATGCTCACGATGCTCGCGACGATCCAGGCCGAAGGCGAGCGCAAGAACGCCGAGCCGCAGACCGTCGCCGTGACGGGCAtgtcgatgcagatggaGTTCGAAGGCCTG CACACCTCCATCAAGGACCTTCTCGCCCTGAGCCGCCGCCTCAAGGAGCTCTGGCTCTTCGGCAAGCTgggccgcggcgagggcgacgcgcGCATCCAGGCCGACAAGCTCCAGGCCGACGTCGTGCGCTGCGCCGAGCTTCTCAACGCCATCCAGGAATCACGGTACGCCGGGCTCGCGagcgcggcgggcggcaagTGGGCACCCACGGGACGACCGGAGGCTGCGTCTGCTAATGCCGAAGGCGCtgtctctgctgctgctgctgctgccgccgccgctgctccTCCGCCTGCCAACCCTGTCGCGGCGCCGAATGGGAACGGTAACGGGGCCGGCTCCGCATGA